The genomic stretch TCCAATTTTGAAGGTAGATTTGCTATTTGTATCTCCCCCATCAAAAGCATAAGCTCCATAACACTTTAACTCGTCTGGATGTTTATTCTCATCATGAAGATACACAGCACCGTAATTCACCCCAATAATAGGTGCAAATTCACTTATAAATAACTGGGATACTTGTTCTGTTGATCCTACGCCCCGAAGTAGATCCGTAATCCGAGCCATATTGCCATTAAGCCAGTTTTGGTCCTCTTGAGCTCTCGTATATTCTTGCTCTAATAGCTGCTTTTGTTCCAGATCTTCAGCCATGTCTTTAAACACACGGGCAATCTGACCAATTTCGTCTTTCGTCTTGACTTTGATTCTTCGAATCGTACGGAATCTTCCTTTCCCAAAACTTTGAATCATCATCGAAACGGTACTTAACCCTTTTGTAATACTAGGAATAACCCAAAGAATAATAGCAAGAGCGATAAGTAAACCTGCTGCCAAAAGGCTGCCGAGCCACTGTACTGTGTTATTCATTTTTTCTTTAGCGGCATCAATTTCCTGATCTATTAATAAGTCCTGATAATCGTTCAGTTCCGTTAAACTACTCAGTGTAGCCAGCTGTGTTGCTCCCCCTGCATTATTCCGATAGGAGTTAGCTTCTGCCACTTTTCCTTCTTCAAGCAATTCCATAACACGAATGGTGTAGTCCTCAAAATTTTGAAGATTCTCTTTTACTTCACTTACCAGACGGTGTTCCTCTGGTGTAACCGCACGTTCCTCAATTTCTTCAAAATTCTTATTTGCGCTTGCTTTTTTATCATCCATCTTCGTGGTTGCGGACTGTAATGTATTTGCATCTGGATTCATCATAGCTGTGGCAAGATAAAAGGCAACATCATTCACATCTGCACGTACACCTGAAGTGTACCTAGTCTTCATATATCGATCATTATACATATTATCGATTTCGTTCTTCATGTTGTTGGTGGCATTAAAACTGAGCATGGTAAGCACAAGTAATATCGCCATCATTGCACTGAAGCCAACAAGCAATCGAGTGCGTATTTTCATTCTTTTATTCTCCTTTTAGTGAAATCCATACCAAACAAATATCATCTTCATGTTCTTTCGTCACTTCTTCATCAAAGAACGTCTGACGCATCTCTTGCTCATCAAAATTGTGGTCCTTACTTAAGCGCTCTTTCAAAAATGCAAGCTGCTCTTCTGTTTCTCCATCCACCGCTTCAAGCAGCCCATCTGTATACATCGCAATATGACTATCTCCTGTATAATAGACGGTGTGAGTTTCTGCCTCCATCGTATCAAAAAGCCCCACAGGATGCGTAACGCGGTCAAGTGAAATCACTTCACCATTCCCTTCAAAAAGCAGTGCGGGAGGATGCCCGGCATTGACGTAATCAATCCGCATTTCATTCGTGTCAATCACAAGATATATAGCTGTGAAATAGTACATAACCAGCTGATCATCCAAATAAAGTTGATTAAACCTTCGGTTTAATTCCTTCATGACCCGGTCTGGTTCAATATAAGTCGTTACTGTATCTTTTAAAACAGAAGCAATAAACATACAAAAGAGTGACGAGGAAATTCCATGCCCCATCATATCCAGCAATATAACCCCGTATCTTCCTTTCCCAAGCGGATACCAAGCATATAAATCTCCTGCAAGTTCAGCGGATGGTTGATATAAAGCATTCACTGTAAACTTAGGGTCTTCAATAGCGGGACTAAGCACCGCATTCTGAACAAGACTGGCTAGTTTTAATTCATCTTGGATCCGTTGGTCTCGCTCTTTACGCCAATCTTTCTCCTGCTTTAGACGTAAAGCAAGACGAATGCGGGCCATGAGTTCCACTTTGTTAATTGGCTTCGTAACATAATCTACCGCTCCTACATCAAGAGCTTCAGCTAGTTTCTTAGAATCACCGACAGCCGTTACCATAATGATCGGAATATCTTTAAGATGAGGATAAGTTTGTACAATACGACAAGCTTCAATTCCATCCATTTCTGGCATCATCATATCCAGCAAAATGAGATCTACATCCGGTTCCTCCGCCGTATCGGATGGGAGATCTTTATTCGCCCCTCGAACTTGAACCCCTAATACATCAAACATCTCAAAAGCTGATTTCGCAGTAACGATATTTTTATAATGTTCTTTCTTTAAAATTTCACGAATGATAATTACATTGGTCGGATTGTCGTCTACTATAAGTATTCTCATAACCCTCTCCTTCTACTAGCAATAATTATACTAGGGTCTTGTTTTCTGTAACAGAAATAATATACTTTCTTAACTATAGCAAATTTTAAAGAGATAAGATATTTAAGATAAACGTTCTCTTTCTTTATACAGCTGTATAAAGTAACACCCTTTCTTTAAACGCACAGAAAGGAATGGGAGTATATCTCCCATTCCTTGCCCTCGTATTTTTATATTTACTTCATTTAGGTATATGCAGAATCTATACACTACGCACAGCTATGACAAGAACCTTACCTTTATCAAGCTCTCTTTCGTAATATTCTGCTTCCGTTTCCGTAAATCCAATGGATACAATTTTAGCGCGAAGTTCATCTCCTCGGGAGCGGAACAAATTGGCAATTGAATCGATTACGCCTTCTTCTTTTAAACCAATCTCCTTCGCATTTGCTTTATCAGCAATTCGATCCGTTCGATCCTCACTATGTGCGAGTACGAAAATATCTTTCGCTAGATAATCTGAGTTACGAAGTTCATTTACCGTTTCCACTGCCTGAATGCCGTTCTCAACGAGTTTAGCATACGCTTTCGAATTCGTTGCTTTCATGATATTCACGCTCCTTAGAAACCTCAAATCTTTCAGATTTGTTTATATTATATATAAACGATCCTATTTCTTTTGAAACCCTGATTTATTTTATTAAAAAGAGGCTTCATCAAAAAATTCTACATGTTTCAGATGCTGGTTTTCGTCCAAATAGACTTTTACTGCCTGATGACCTTTAATGTACACATCTCCATCTTCAGAAGCGAAGTCTGGTTTTCCAAGTGTGTGTTTAATACTGCGCGGAGTAAGTTCCATGTATACATCATTTACCTTTAAGTAAGCTGCATCTTTCTGCACCTGAATATAGGAAACCGTTCCATCTATAATACCGATGGTCACATCATCATAAATAAACTCTCTGCTACCAAGCAGTAAGTCTTCTTTTGTTTGTCCCGGGTACCCTTTCTTGCTCAGCACCTCTGACTTGGTATCTTGTAGAGAAATATCATTTACCGTTTTGAATTCATCTTGTTGCTCAATTGGCAGTATTTGAGTTGGTGCCGACTTCTTTACCGCCAACTCTACTGATTGATTGCCTTGCCACATTGCGGCAGGTTCAGCCGTAGGTTGAACGGAAAAGGGAGATGTGAGCGCCAACACAAGCAGAATGTTTTGTAACATCATCTCTCACCCTTTCTTCTTCTCCTGATGCTGTACCATCCTGCCGCACGGACGTTTATCCTGTTAGGGACCCTTGTTATATCGCTATGGCAAGATTTCCTACATAAATCGTATTTATTAAAAATTAGCGTCTGATTTTGTTCCAAGTATCTGCAGCAATATCCACATAATTGAGCCACTTTTTACTTGTTGAATTCTCATGATGAGCAAGACTTGGGGTTACGATTCCTGCAGAAGTTCCTCCCGCAGCAGGCAAAGCTTTTACTTCCGAAGCTTGTTTTTCTGCTGCACGGCTGCTTCTTACTGCATTACCGGATTCTTTTTTGTGTTGAAACTTACTCATTACCGTACTTGATACTTGTTTAGCAGCGCCTGTTACTTCTGCAAGCACTTCACCTAGATTTTTCACAGAAACCATGACAGGATCAATTTGTTTCATTTTTTGTTCCACATCTACTGTAATTTCATTAGCATGACGAACGGTTTGTTTTACCTCATAACCTAATTCATCGATCGTACCTTGAACTTCCTTCAATGTTTTGGATACGTTATCCAGGGATTCTTGAGCTGTCTTTAATGTCTTAATCAAGAAGACAACCAGTACAGCAAAAGCAATCGCAATAATAGCTACGCTAATTTGCCACAACATATACACAACCTCGCTTTCGTTTCTTCATCATTAGTGTTTGTTATTCGAGAATTACCCGCCATGTACCATCTCGAAACAAGAGGGCAAGCTCCGTGAAATATAAAATTACTAAATTATTTTTAGAAGCATATATCTATAATTCGAAGGGGAAATTCAAACATCGCTGACTCTTACTTCGTGCTCTTCTCTTTTTGTTTCACCAGAAGTTCACTCGGTTAATGAGAACTACGAAACGAAAAGGAATTGCTGCTAATCAATCGGAACTGTCCTACTCATACATAACAATCTATAGGATCGTTCTAAGGGCCGCTTCTGAATTTCTTGTCGTAATACAAAAATAGAAAGGATTGATTCTCATGCTAAAATGGACTCTTATCTTTTTAATTATTGCCGTTGTTGCAGGTATCTTCGGATTCTTTGGTATCGTAGAGGCAGCAGCTTCCATTGCTAAAGTGCTCTTCTTTATCTTCTTGGTACTCTTCGTTATTTCTCTTATTATGGGGAAAACACGAGCCTGACGGGTTATAAAACCTAAATAAATCAATTTCATAACTCATTAAAATGATGAATTTGTAACTATATATAGACAAACAAAACCATTTTGATCTATATATACCCCTGATTAAAGCAACTAAAGGTATTATGAAGTTGATTCAAATAAACACATAAAAAAAGCTGTTAGCCTTTGCTAGCAGCTTTTTTTTATGTGTTCAAACAAGGAAAATACATCTAATGGATAAATATTCAATTAATTGTTATTTTCTGTGTTTCAATTCCTAGCTAAGTTGGTTATTGTTATCACAGAACAAACCATTACATATATCCTTAGGAGGAAAACAAATGAAAAAATTGATTTCTATTACAGCAGCCCTCGCCCTTACCGCTTCTTTCGCAGGAGCTGCAAGTGCAGCAACGGAAACAACAGAAACAACAACTACCCCAACTACGAATGCGGTAACTGTTTCCACCGAGACACCAAGTACTACTACAACAACTACTACAACTACTACTCCAAATGCTACTACTGCAGAAACGACTGACTCTAACGAGGCAACGACTACTACTGTTGTTTCTACTGAGAAAACCGAAGATACGGTCCTTGTAAAACCAGGCGATGGTATTGACCTTCCACTGATTCCTTTGGAAATTACAAAAACAACCTATTTCTATGATACACCGAACGGAAAAGCCCTTGGTGCTCTGAGTGCACAATTCGTTTCCGTTACAGGTAACGAAATTACGAACCGAATCACTGGGGATACATGGGTTGAGATTTACACATGGAAAGGTGCTGCATGGGTGAACACAGGAAAATAACCTGATCCCATTTAAAATTCGTCCTTTATAACATACGTAAGGGTGCCCGCTGTAAGTGATAAACTTTCAGCGGGCACCCTTTTTTTTGTAACATCCATTCGATTCGATCAATGAGTTCTCAGTGCATCGTCATTTTAGGTTCTACATGCACATGAACATGCATAATGTTATGGTGCCGTTTCATATTTTCTTCAATGGTGTCACTAATTTGATGTCCTTCCACCAGACTCAAACTCGGGTCTACTTCTACCACAACATCGACCATAACATGGCTTCCATATAGTCTTGCTTTTACATCCTTAATTCCTTGGACTCCGGAAGTTTTGGCAATTGTGCTTCGTAAATCAAGGAGTTCTTCTTCGTTAAAACCATCCGTTAAACTATGCGTTGACTCTCTAAATATATCCCAGGCCGTCTTACAAATTAAGAGACCGACAACAAAAGCAGCTACCGTATCAAGCCATGGCAAGCCAAGCTGTGCCCCGAGTATACCAATCCCTGCACCTACACTGACCAAGGCATCCGATAGGTTATCTTTGGCAGCTGCCATAAGTGCCTGACTTTTGATTTCCCTTGCAAGTTTACGATTGTAAAGATAAACAAAAATCATGACAATGGCTGAAATCGCTGCTACTGCAGCCGACCAAGCGTTCGGAATTTCTCTGTTTCCTTCGAATAATCCTTTGCCTGCTTCAATCAATACCTGAATACCAACCATGGCCATAATAAAAGAAGCCACCATTGCCGCTACCGTTTCTGCACGAAAATGTCCATAAGCGTGATCTGAATCAGGTGGTTTTCTTGAAATTTTAAGGCCAATCAGTACAGCTATGGATGCGACAATGTCAGTCATGTTATTAAGACCATCGGCTTTCAGCGCACTAGAATTAAATAGGAACCCACAAAATAATTTAAAAGCAGACAAGACAAGATAAGCTCCGATACTGATCCAGGCACCGCGCTCTCCTCTTTTTATATCTTCATATGCGTTCAACGAAAAAGACACTCCCTCAAATTAACTTTATCCATAAAAACGATAAGTCGGTAAACATGGTCTACCTATGTTACCAAACGGTAAGCGAGTGGGTCTACAGAAACAGTGTTGCCATCCCACATCGCTGTAGTCAGTGTGAAAAATTGTTGCTTTATAGCAGGGCTGTATGATTAGATAAACTTTTTTTCATTAGTGCAACTATACTTTGCTTCCTTTAAACCTACTTTAACTATTCTTTCCCTTGTTCCCGTATTTAAAAACGTATAAAATGAGATGGATATCAGATAAGTAATCTAAACATCTCTTAGGAGGATGTATCGTATGAGCGAAGATCAAGAACAGCGCAAAATAAGCCTGGCTGATGCAATTAAACAAAAGCTGGCACAGAAGAAAGAACAAGCTTCTTCGGGAAATCGTGGTGGATTTCAAAGCGCAGGAACCAAAAAATTGGTCAGTCAAAATAACAAAAAACCAAATAACCAACGCCGTCGTACTGGCGGTTCATAAAAGGTTCTCTGTTAACAGCCTAAAAAAGTCCGTATCTCTTCATTAGAGATACGGACTTTTTGTATTATATACAGCTAAGCTAGACTTATACTTCTGCTGGGTACATTTGAGCACGAAGCTGTTTTACTTCTTCACTATCAAGATACTCATCGTAACTCATTGTACGATCAATTACGCCATTTGGTGTAATTTCAATGATACGATTCGCGATGGTTTGAATGAACTGATGGTCATGGGAAGTAAATAGAATTGTACCATCAAAA from Paenibacillus polygoni encodes the following:
- a CDS encoding DUF948 domain-containing protein, translating into MLWQISVAIIAIAFAVLVVFLIKTLKTAQESLDNVSKTLKEVQGTIDELGYEVKQTVRHANEITVDVEQKMKQIDPVMVSVKNLGEVLAEVTGAAKQVSSTVMSKFQHKKESGNAVRSSRAAEKQASEVKALPAAGGTSAGIVTPSLAHHENSTSKKWLNYVDIAADTWNKIRR
- a CDS encoding fused response regulator/phosphatase, whose translation is MRILIVDDNPTNVIIIREILKKEHYKNIVTAKSAFEMFDVLGVQVRGANKDLPSDTAEEPDVDLILLDMMMPEMDGIEACRIVQTYPHLKDIPIIMVTAVGDSKKLAEALDVGAVDYVTKPINKVELMARIRLALRLKQEKDWRKERDQRIQDELKLASLVQNAVLSPAIEDPKFTVNALYQPSAELAGDLYAWYPLGKGRYGVILLDMMGHGISSSLFCMFIASVLKDTVTTYIEPDRVMKELNRRFNQLYLDDQLVMYYFTAIYLVIDTNEMRIDYVNAGHPPALLFEGNGEVISLDRVTHPVGLFDTMEAETHTVYYTGDSHIAMYTDGLLEAVDGETEEQLAFLKERLSKDHNFDEQEMRQTFFDEEVTKEHEDDICLVWISLKGE
- a CDS encoding general stress protein, translated to MKATNSKAYAKLVENGIQAVETVNELRNSDYLAKDIFVLAHSEDRTDRIADKANAKEIGLKEEGVIDSIANLFRSRGDELRAKIVSIGFTETEAEYYERELDKGKVLVIAVRSV
- a CDS encoding DUF1328 domain-containing protein, translated to MLKWTLIFLIIAVVAGIFGFFGIVEAAASIAKVLFFIFLVLFVISLIMGKTRA
- a CDS encoding cation diffusion facilitator family transporter, with the translated sequence MNAYEDIKRGERGAWISIGAYLVLSAFKLFCGFLFNSSALKADGLNNMTDIVASIAVLIGLKISRKPPDSDHAYGHFRAETVAAMVASFIMAMVGIQVLIEAGKGLFEGNREIPNAWSAAVAAISAIVMIFVYLYNRKLAREIKSQALMAAAKDNLSDALVSVGAGIGILGAQLGLPWLDTVAAFVVGLLICKTAWDIFRESTHSLTDGFNEEELLDLRSTIAKTSGVQGIKDVKARLYGSHVMVDVVVEVDPSLSLVEGHQISDTIEENMKRHHNIMHVHVHVEPKMTMH